Proteins encoded in a region of the Abyssibacter profundi genome:
- the coq7 gene encoding 2-polyprenyl-3-methyl-6-methoxy-1,4-benzoquinone monooxygenase produces the protein MSTRQLTSFDRWMVAAQRGLEVALAPDPKGARPSPKPADDAMGAPLEGVARAHAAGLMRVNHAGEVAAQALYHGQASVTRDPSLRKHLLEAAVEEQDHLAWCAERLRELDSRPSRLGPLWYAGSYAIGAMAGRVGDRVSLGFVSETERQVEEHLHSHMDRLPAEDARSRAIVAQMSADEAAHGAAARAAGGIELPGPVRLAMRGVAKLMTSLAYWV, from the coding sequence ATGAGCACGCGCCAGTTGACGAGTTTTGACCGATGGATGGTGGCCGCCCAACGCGGCCTCGAAGTGGCGCTAGCGCCGGACCCAAAGGGCGCGCGGCCCAGCCCAAAGCCTGCGGATGACGCCATGGGCGCGCCGCTGGAGGGCGTGGCCCGGGCGCATGCTGCGGGGCTGATGCGCGTCAACCACGCCGGCGAGGTTGCGGCCCAGGCGCTGTACCACGGGCAGGCATCGGTCACCCGCGACCCATCGCTGCGCAAGCATTTGCTCGAGGCCGCGGTCGAGGAACAAGACCATCTGGCCTGGTGCGCCGAGCGGCTGCGCGAACTGGATAGCCGCCCGAGCCGGCTGGGCCCGCTGTGGTACGCCGGTTCCTACGCCATTGGGGCCATGGCCGGCCGTGTCGGCGACCGGGTCAGCCTGGGCTTTGTGTCCGAGACCGAACGCCAGGTGGAGGAGCATCTGCACAGCCACATGGATCGCCTGCCCGCCGAGGATGCCCGCAGCCGGGCGATCGTCGCCCAGATGAGCGCCGACGAAGCCGCCCACGGCGCGGCGGCCCGCGCGGCCGGCGGCATCGAACTCCCCGGCCCCGTGCGCCTGGCCATGCGCGGCGTGGCCAAGCTGATGACCTCGCTGGCCTACTGGGTCTGA